A region of Eschrichtius robustus isolate mEscRob2 chromosome 19, mEscRob2.pri, whole genome shotgun sequence DNA encodes the following proteins:
- the LOC137753516 gene encoding spermatogenesis-associated protein 2-like protein yields the protein MSRPRPPGPDEDALETLLDDLISYYLDRAGEGRLGVCRQAALTCRAQQLLVTGVPPQLYLPEDVAPDLGTTHSQGAPSSAQHICHKLVRALEFLELISINLLLFPWRKEIRSLKTYTGNFVYWVRPVLSEHTLQTILGRLGYMATSEAEFSLVQAISEEDTKQMVFEIFLTRVMCEAVLGTSGRQLLGPGREKVDGPHCRPSSERGLLKTHKGLKEAQSSPGPSAGARTERALAESPDGQRSLPVAFSLPEISIAPSSPLTGPPVSLGPQRRTSTRSDSEEFLTCYSDLVLHQTPLFPRDHPLSSLKGKQLQSPGLGPSPPPGEATAPAGSSSEQPLVPSAAPESKGVTFPGQLCLVPGPQLSENSLDPKPEAQLELATPGTEAAPPSASSEMDELCEYLAHLLRPPTPAGHPGGSPGPGVEENGQSEPLMRPEPAGEGGSPDGRITQLWRSPQVPSHVQEPPSAHYVPPEGLEVPGATRGHYMSNS from the exons ATGAGCCGGCCCCGACCCCCAGGCCCAGACGAGGATGCTCTTGAGACCCTCCTGGATGACCTCATCAGCTACTACCtggacagggcaggggagggccGGCTCGGGGTCTGCAGGCAAGCAGCTCTCACCTGCAGGGCCCAGCAGCTGCTGGTCACAGGGGTCCCTCCTCAGCTCTATCTGCCTGAGGATGTGGCCCCTGATCTGGGGACCACTCACTCCCAGGGGgctcccagctctgcccagcaCATCTGCCACAAACTGGTGCGGGCACTGGAGTTCCTAGAGCTGATCTCCATCAACCTACTCCTGTTTCCCTGGAGGAAGGAAATCAGGTCCCTGAAG ACATACACAGGGAACTTTGTCTACTGGGTGCGGCCTGTGCTTTCTGAACACACACTGCAGACCATTCTGGGCAGGCTGGGCTACATGGCCACCTCCGAGGCCGAGTTTTCACTGGTCCAGGCCATCAGCGAGGAGGACACCAAGCAGATGGTGTTTGAGATCTTCCTGACGAGAGTCATGTGTGAGGCCGTTCTCGGAACCTCGGGCAGGCAGCTCCTCGGGCCGGGCAGAGAGAAAGTGGACGGGCCCCACTGCAGGCCGAGCTCAGAGAGAGGGCTGCTGAAGACCCACAAGGGCCTGAAGGAGGCCCAGTCAAGCCCAGGCCCCTCAGCGGGGGCAAGGACTGAGAGGGCCCTGGCTGAAAGCCCTGATGGTCAGCGCTCTCTGCCTGTGGCCTTTAGCCTGCCTGAGATCTCAATagcccccagcagccccctcaCTGGCCCCCCGGTCTCCTTGGGGCCCCAGCGCCGTACCAGCACACGCTCGGACAGTGAGGAGTTCCTGACCTGCTACAGCGACCTTGTGCTGCACCAGACACCCTTGTTCCCCAGGGACCATCCCCTGAGCAGCCTGAAGGGAAAGCAACTCCAGAGCCCAGGCCTGGGGCCCAGCCCACCTCCAGGGGAGGCAACTGCCCCCGCAGGTAGCAGCAGCGAGCAGCCCCTGGTCCCCAGCGCAGCTCCTGAGAGCAAAGGGGTCACCTTTCCCGGCCAGCTCTGCCTGGTGCCAGGCCCCCAGTTGTCAGAGAATTCCTTGGACCCAAAGCCAGAAGCACAGCTGGAGTTGGCCACCCCTGGTACAGAAGCTGCACCTCCAAGTGCTTCCTCTGAGATGGATGAGCTCTGTGAGTACCTCGCCCACCTCCTCAGACCCCCAACTCCAGCAGGCCACCCCGGGGGCTCCCCTGGCCCAGGGGTTGAGGAGAATGGACAATCAGAGCCTCTCATGAGGCCAGAGCCAGCCGGTGAGGGTGGCAGCCCAGATGGTAGAATCACTCAGCTCTGGAGGTCTCCTCAGGTCCCCTCTCATGTACAAGAGCCCCCCAGTGCTCACTACGTCCCCCCGGAGGGGCTGGAGGTGCCAGGTGCCACACGAGGACACTACATGAGCAACAGCTGA